Proteins encoded together in one Hevea brasiliensis isolate MT/VB/25A 57/8 chromosome 16, ASM3005281v1, whole genome shotgun sequence window:
- the LOC110643873 gene encoding probable E3 ubiquitin-protein ligase RHA4A isoform X1: MGFPPTATPPHLYPQELQLKLYQAFIFSIPILFSIILFLLFYLFYLKRRPSSLSSPTQILPTSSDQSTQPVLTVCQIGLKKEIKDKLPIVLFDEELMTRESQCCVCLGEFEIKEELLQIPSCKHVFHIECIHHWLHSNSTCPLCRTFVIPTTKLDNLEQSGGTETPLQQDNSNSNHHLQIASEQQQQQEFSRSLVIPIVESSSAEACSMDSVGCPELSISSGNGRGCSSQESVAPHIQT; the protein is encoded by the exons ATGGGTTTTCCTCCAACTGCAACCCCTCCTCATCTTTATCCTCAAGAACTTCAACTTAAGCTTTACCAGGCTTTCATATTTTCAATTCCTATCCTCTTTTCCATTATTCTCTTCCTCTTGTTTTACTTGTTCTACCTCAAGAGAAGGCCTTCCTCACTCTCATCTCCTACTCAGATTCTTCCAACAAGCTCCGACCAGTCTACTCAACCTGTGCTCACT GTTTGTCAGATTGGTTTGAAAAAAGAGATCAAAGACAAGCTTCCAATTGTATTATTTGATGAAGAATTAATGACAAGAGAATCACA GTGTTGTGTTTGTTTGGGGGAATTTGAGATCAAAGAGGAGTTGCTGCAAATTCCATCCTGCAAACATGTGTTTCACATTGAATGTATTCATCATTGGCTGCACTCAAACTCAACTTGTCCACTTTGTAGAACTTTTGTCATCCCCACCACCAAACTTGATAACCTGGAGCAATCTGGTGGGACTGAGACACCACTACAGCAAGATAATTCTAACTCCAACCATCATTTGCAGATTGCATCAGAACAGCAGCAACAACAAGAGTTCAGCCGCAGCCTTGTGATACCTATTGTAGAATCATCAAGTGCAGAAGCTTGTTCAATGGACTCTGTTGGCTGTCCTGAGCTTTCCATTTCCTCAGGGAATGGAAGGGGTTGTTCAAGCCAAGAATCTGTTGCTCCACATATTCAAACATAG
- the LOC110643873 gene encoding probable E3 ubiquitin-protein ligase RHA4A isoform X2, with the protein MGFPPTATPPHLYPQELQLKLYQAFIFSIPILFSIILFLLFYLFYLKRRPSSLSSPTQILPTSSDQSTQPVLTVCQIGLKKEIKDKLPIVLFDEELMTRESQTFVIPTTKLDNLEQSGGTETPLQQDNSNSNHHLQIASEQQQQQEFSRSLVIPIVESSSAEACSMDSVGCPELSISSGNGRGCSSQESVAPHIQT; encoded by the exons ATGGGTTTTCCTCCAACTGCAACCCCTCCTCATCTTTATCCTCAAGAACTTCAACTTAAGCTTTACCAGGCTTTCATATTTTCAATTCCTATCCTCTTTTCCATTATTCTCTTCCTCTTGTTTTACTTGTTCTACCTCAAGAGAAGGCCTTCCTCACTCTCATCTCCTACTCAGATTCTTCCAACAAGCTCCGACCAGTCTACTCAACCTGTGCTCACT GTTTGTCAGATTGGTTTGAAAAAAGAGATCAAAGACAAGCTTCCAATTGTATTATTTGATGAAGAATTAATGACAAGAGAATCACA AACTTTTGTCATCCCCACCACCAAACTTGATAACCTGGAGCAATCTGGTGGGACTGAGACACCACTACAGCAAGATAATTCTAACTCCAACCATCATTTGCAGATTGCATCAGAACAGCAGCAACAACAAGAGTTCAGCCGCAGCCTTGTGATACCTATTGTAGAATCATCAAGTGCAGAAGCTTGTTCAATGGACTCTGTTGGCTGTCCTGAGCTTTCCATTTCCTCAGGGAATGGAAGGGGTTGTTCAAGCCAAGAATCTGTTGCTCCACATATTCAAACATAG
- the LOC110643861 gene encoding 26S proteasome non-ATPase regulatory subunit 8 homolog A isoform X2: MDPKLAEVSQLFERFKAACAREDVDTCCNVLSKLKVLLTGFSSLPPLFEDTPNAIHELTLARDIYEHAVLLSVKIGDQDAFERDFFQLKPYYTDASSRLPPSSQEYMILGLNLLRLLVQNRIAEFHTELELLSSTALENPCIKHAVELEQSFMEGAYNRVLSAKQTVPCKTYDYFMDLLAKTVRDEIAGCSEKAYGYLSVSDARQMLLFSSDNELLQYIKEEQPEWEIKTGQVIFQKAKESASCKEIPSLQLINQTLSYARELERIV, encoded by the exons atggatcCAAAGTTAGCGGAGGTCTCGCAGCTATTCGAGCGATTCAAAGCGGCGTGTGCCCGAGAGGATGTCGACACTTGCTGCAATGTGCTTTCTAAGCTCAAG GTCTTGTTGACAGGATTTTCTAGCCTGCCACCGTTGTTTGAAGATACGCCTAATGCTATTCATGAGTTGACATTAGCAA GGGATATATATGAGCATGCTGTTCTTCTAAGTGTGAAGATTGGGGATCAGGATGCCTTTGAAAGGGATTTCTTTCAGTTGAAGCCATATTATACAGATGCCAG TAGCCGTCTCCCCCCATCTTCTCAGGAATACATGATCTTAGGCCTCAACCTCTTGAGACTTCTAGTGCAGAATAGAATTGCTGAATTCCATACTGAGCTGGAACTGCTTTCATCCACTGCTTTGGAAAATCCTTGCATCAAGCATGCTGTGGAGTTGGAGCAATCATTCATGGAAGGGGCTTACAACCGTGTGCTGAGTGCAAAACAAACTGTGCCATGCAAAACCTATGATTATTTCATGGATCTTTTGGCAAAGACAGTAAG GGATGAAATAGCTGGATGCAGTGAGAAGGCATATGGCTATCTTTCAGTTAGTGATGCCCGCCAAATGTTGCTCTTCTCTTCTGATAATGAACTTCTGCAGTACATCAAGGAG GAGCAACCCGAGTGGGAGATAAAGACTGGTCAAGTAATTTTCCAGAAGGCAAAAGAATCTGCCTCTTGCAAGGAAATACCATCTCTACAACTTATTAACCAGACTCTGAGTTACGCAAGAGAGTTGGAGCGAATTGTGTAG
- the LOC110643861 gene encoding 26S proteasome non-ATPase regulatory subunit 8 homolog A isoform X1, with amino-acid sequence MDPKLAEVSQLFERFKAACAREDVDTCCNVLSKLKVLLTGFSSLPPLFEDTPNAIHELTLARDIYEHAVLLSVKIGDQDAFERDFFQLKPYYTDASSSRLPPSSQEYMILGLNLLRLLVQNRIAEFHTELELLSSTALENPCIKHAVELEQSFMEGAYNRVLSAKQTVPCKTYDYFMDLLAKTVRDEIAGCSEKAYGYLSVSDARQMLLFSSDNELLQYIKEEQPEWEIKTGQVIFQKAKESASCKEIPSLQLINQTLSYARELERIV; translated from the exons atggatcCAAAGTTAGCGGAGGTCTCGCAGCTATTCGAGCGATTCAAAGCGGCGTGTGCCCGAGAGGATGTCGACACTTGCTGCAATGTGCTTTCTAAGCTCAAG GTCTTGTTGACAGGATTTTCTAGCCTGCCACCGTTGTTTGAAGATACGCCTAATGCTATTCATGAGTTGACATTAGCAA GGGATATATATGAGCATGCTGTTCTTCTAAGTGTGAAGATTGGGGATCAGGATGCCTTTGAAAGGGATTTCTTTCAGTTGAAGCCATATTATACAGATGCCAG CAGTAGCCGTCTCCCCCCATCTTCTCAGGAATACATGATCTTAGGCCTCAACCTCTTGAGACTTCTAGTGCAGAATAGAATTGCTGAATTCCATACTGAGCTGGAACTGCTTTCATCCACTGCTTTGGAAAATCCTTGCATCAAGCATGCTGTGGAGTTGGAGCAATCATTCATGGAAGGGGCTTACAACCGTGTGCTGAGTGCAAAACAAACTGTGCCATGCAAAACCTATGATTATTTCATGGATCTTTTGGCAAAGACAGTAAG GGATGAAATAGCTGGATGCAGTGAGAAGGCATATGGCTATCTTTCAGTTAGTGATGCCCGCCAAATGTTGCTCTTCTCTTCTGATAATGAACTTCTGCAGTACATCAAGGAG GAGCAACCCGAGTGGGAGATAAAGACTGGTCAAGTAATTTTCCAGAAGGCAAAAGAATCTGCCTCTTGCAAGGAAATACCATCTCTACAACTTATTAACCAGACTCTGAGTTACGCAAGAGAGTTGGAGCGAATTGTGTAG
- the LOC110643861 gene encoding 26S proteasome non-ATPase regulatory subunit 8 homolog A isoform X3 encodes MDPKLAEVSQLFERFKAACAREDVDTCCNVLSKLKVLLTGFSSLPPLFEDTPNAIHELTLARDIYEHAVLLSVKIGDQDAFERDFFQLKPYYTDASSSRLPPSSQEYMILGLNLLRLLVQNRIAEFHTELELLSSTALENPCIKHAVELEQSFMEGAYNRVLSAKQTVPCKTYDYFMDLLAKTVRDEIAGCSEKAYGYLSVSDARQMLLFSSDNELLQYIKELLLPVLYESL; translated from the exons atggatcCAAAGTTAGCGGAGGTCTCGCAGCTATTCGAGCGATTCAAAGCGGCGTGTGCCCGAGAGGATGTCGACACTTGCTGCAATGTGCTTTCTAAGCTCAAG GTCTTGTTGACAGGATTTTCTAGCCTGCCACCGTTGTTTGAAGATACGCCTAATGCTATTCATGAGTTGACATTAGCAA GGGATATATATGAGCATGCTGTTCTTCTAAGTGTGAAGATTGGGGATCAGGATGCCTTTGAAAGGGATTTCTTTCAGTTGAAGCCATATTATACAGATGCCAG CAGTAGCCGTCTCCCCCCATCTTCTCAGGAATACATGATCTTAGGCCTCAACCTCTTGAGACTTCTAGTGCAGAATAGAATTGCTGAATTCCATACTGAGCTGGAACTGCTTTCATCCACTGCTTTGGAAAATCCTTGCATCAAGCATGCTGTGGAGTTGGAGCAATCATTCATGGAAGGGGCTTACAACCGTGTGCTGAGTGCAAAACAAACTGTGCCATGCAAAACCTATGATTATTTCATGGATCTTTTGGCAAAGACAGTAAG GGATGAAATAGCTGGATGCAGTGAGAAGGCATATGGCTATCTTTCAGTTAGTGATGCCCGCCAAATGTTGCTCTTCTCTTCTGATAATGAACTTCTGCAGTACATCAAGGAG CTCCTGCTACCAGTCCTGTATGAGTCTTTGTGA
- the LOC110643859 gene encoding LOW QUALITY PROTEIN: protein ABIL2 (The sequence of the model RefSeq protein was modified relative to this genomic sequence to represent the inferred CDS: inserted 2 bases in 1 codon), giving the protein MDNKTSSSSHPGPQQEASNHDEFFMQQSLLFSDTIKDLKILREQLYSAAEYFEKSYSEEDQKQVVVETLKDYAIKALVNTIDHLGSVAYKVNSYSEEKISQFSALELRFSCLEQRLQTCQEYINHGGLSQQVLMVETPNYQKRYIFPVEESADTKLKFHKRSFSADYSSYQFKSAVQATIRGTSPSIFRGGHSTLQSPQFSSRQGIFTFTNTSINKKPDKRAGSPQRFPLRRPGSLLPKRALSLNNSTVIRQYLPQPWRSVSLSTYPERDGVNEIEQYSSKNKRLIKALLNMRKSRKDHTXYKYMDDI; this is encoded by the exons ATGGATAACAAGACCTCATCCTCTTCACATCCTGGCCCTCAACAAGAAGCTTCCAATCATGATGAATTTTTCATGCAACAGAGCTTGCTTTTTTCTGATACTATTAAG gatttgaaaattttaaggGAACAGTTGTACTCAGCAGCAGAGTATTTTGAAAAATCTTACAGCGAAGAGGACCAGAAACAAGT AGTGGTGGAGACCCTGAAGGATTATGCCATCAAAGCCTTAGTCAATACTATTGACCACTTGGGCTCCGTAGCATACAAAGTTAATAGCTATTCCGAAGAAAAGATCAGCCAATTTTCAGCTCTGGAGCTTCGATTCTCTTGCCTGGAACAG AGACTACAAACATGCCAAGAGTATATCAACCATGGGGGACTTTCTCAACAGGTTTTGATGGTAGAAACTCCCAACTACCAAAAGCGATACATATTTCCAG TTGAGGAGTCTGCAGACACCAAATTAAAATTTCACAAAAGAAGCTTCAGTGCTGATTACAGTTCGTATCAGTTCAAAAGTG CTGTTCAAGCAACAATAAGGGGGACCTCTCCATCTATTTTCAG AGGAGGGCATTCTACATTACAGTCTCCACAGTTTTCCTCAAGACAAGGAATTTTTACGTTTACAAATACTTCGATCAACAAAAAACCAG ATAAAAGAGCTGGCTCTCCACAGCGGTTTCCACTCAGGCGTCCTGGATCCCTTCTTCCTAAGAGAGCATTATCTTTGAATAATTCTACCGTCATCCGACAG TATCTGCCACAGCCCTGGAGATCAGTTTCATTGTCTACATATCCTGAAAGAGACGGGGTAAACGAGATTGAACAATATTCCAGCAAAAACAAACGCCTTATTAAGGCCTTGCTTAACATGCGCAAATCCAGAAAGGATCACAC TTACAAATATATGGATGACATTTGA